Genomic DNA from Triticum dicoccoides isolate Atlit2015 ecotype Zavitan chromosome 4B, WEW_v2.0, whole genome shotgun sequence:
ATGGGGTGAGTCCACTGACATACGAACACAAGAGATATTCAGTTATGAGGATTAGGACATTAATGATCGTTCAGTCATTGAGGATTCGAAAAGAGACATCAATGGTCCAGTAGAGGTGGTATTGAAGTTGTGGCTGTCAATAGTCCTTTTATTGATGCTAACTACATGGTAAGGAAATAATGCTATATGATTTGCATATTTTGTGCTATGAGATCTTCTGCAACTGAATTCGAAGTTAAAGCGTTGAACTCAGTTTTGTAGTAGTTAGTTCAATACTACTTTGTATCAAAATTTCATCAAACCATGTTGCACTGTATTTCGAGCATAGAAGCATTTACTTAACACCTAATTTTACAAAATTAGGTTCCTACTTTTTTCTGTTATTAGGTGCAACGACAAGAATCATCCAGTGGGATGTTCTACTGCACCGGAATTTGACAAATTTAATTCTGCCATTATATTCTTTCCTTCACTGCTGAAGTTAACACCCCCTCCCTTTTGTAGGCCTATATGGTCAATTATGACTCCACTGATGTCCCCTTTAAAGGATCCATTAAGGTTGTGGATGATTCAATACTGGAGATTAATGCGAAAAAAATCACAACCACAAGCAAAAGGTAAATATGCCAGGGTTAGCTGATTGTTTGCCATATTAGTGCGGTTGATATAGATGCCATGGtttctaaatatgcatgacatgtTGTCCTGAAATAAGGACATGTGAAGCAATGAAGTAGCCAAAGTAACATTATTGCTTAATAATCAATTTATAGTTTAGAGCCCCATGTTTTTCGCACATTCATATGGACATATAATAGCTTACAAGTGCACGCTTGTTGTACATCTCAAGTACTGGATGTTCTCTCTTATTTTGATTATGATGTTCATATGTTGATTTTCCGCGATGGAGGGAAAGGAGAAGTTTGAATGTGCCAACAAGTAGCGACCAGTAAGCTGTCGTCTATGATTGGCTATGGGAGGAGTTGTCTTGCGCTGCAAGGGCATCTTGCAGATCTATTTCCTTGGTTTGATGTATCAAGGATTCTGATTAGTCTTTGATTTCACACATTTGTTTGGATGTTTTCTTTGCGCCAAGCACCATGCTTTTTGATCACTAGTCAACTTGCACAGTACTATCTAAGCATAGTTGTTGGTTCTGAGCCTTTGCAGCACATAACAAATTCTAGCTTTCAGGAATTATGATATTGGCCATTTCCACTGAACATGAAGAGGGTACATGTACGGACATGTAGAAACTGGAGTAAATCAACATAATCCCATAGAATGTAGTCTGAGAATAGTACGCCAACTCAGTGAGGCAAGTACTGGCCTGTTTTGCCATGCCTGTGATAAATGAAAGTTAGTTTATGTAATCTTGGTTATCAAATCATTttcttaaatttttaacttgtaacTGGACATAAATTGTTATTGCACCTGAATATTTGATTATGAATCTAACTTATGGGAAATAAGTGGAGTAAGAGGAAATGGGGCGTTGTTAGGCGGGACCTTGCTACTGTTGCCTTGGGTTTGGGCATCGAAGCACCACCATGTATGGCTAGCCTTCCATGGCTACATCGAGGGTCCCAATCTGCAGGTGAGCTCTTCTTTTCATCTGCAGGTTATGAGTCATCTCCACCTTAATGAGATTTAGTTTGTGCATTAACGACTACAGGTTTCTTATTGTTTTGGAGTGGTTTGCTTTCATTTTCTCCAGTTCAGTCATGTATTTCTTTGCACCCATGTTCACTTCAGTATTCCCTTCTGATTCTCACACTTTGGTTGCAGCTTCTTTTTTTATGTTGGAAGTATTAGACAAATAATTTGTTCATTTAAGTTGTCTCCACTTTCTCCTCTTGTGTCACATTAAATCATGGTATAATAGATAATTCAGTTAACTAATTGTTTGCCATATTAGTGTAGTTGATATAGATGCTGTGGTTTCTAAATATGCCTGACATGTTGTCCCGAGATAAGGACAGTGAAGCAATGAAGTGGACAAAGTAACATTATTACTTAATAATTGCTTCATAGTTTAGAGCCCCATGTATTTCGCACATTCATACAGATATATAATATCTTACAAGTGCATGTTTTTGTACATCTTGAGTACTACATGTTCCTTCTCTTATTTTGATTCTGATGTTCATGTACTGGTTCTGACTGAATTCTGGCGTTGATTCCATTTTTTTGCGAAACTCCAGGACCCCATGCAGCATGCATTGGACTGTGTTGTGGAGGGTCCAATTTCCTCATGATTTAAGAAGCTCTGTGTAGTACCAAACTTAATTTGAGAACATTGGCGCCGAGGATGTGCTGCTCTGTCTCGGGGCTCAGCGCCCTCTTGAACGCAGAGGTTGGCGTTCTCTCCCTCTGCACTGGGGTTCTGATGGCCGCGCTTCGTCTGGCAGCGCTAGACAACAGCAAGAAGGAAGAGCTCGGGCCACCCGTGACGCCAGGCCGTCGGCCCTCCTCCCTCGAGCTCAAGGCGGCGAAGAGATGGTTGAGATGGTGCTGCAGCTCCGCAGGTACCGGCTTCTACAACATCTCTTAGAATTTGGTTGCTACTTCTTGCTGATCAGGTGCAatgtattaattcaactagtttgtTATGTACAATTTGTCAAGAGCAATCGGATGTTAATCTGCTATGGGCAGCGGCGGTACATGAAGGTGCAAGGCAGTAGCGACATGTTCATAGTACGCTAAGGGATGAGCTCCTACTTTTTCTGATGCTAGCTCCTTGTTGCAGGTGAGCTGCCACCTTCTCCCCCATATGCTAGCACTGTGCTTTGCAAACTGAATATTTTAGCATATTTTTTCAGCCAAACATGTGATATTTTAGACTTTTATGATGATGTGAAGCTCATAGCTATCATGACCGATAAGACTATAGATAACTAAATAACCTCTAGAATGAATTTTGATCCTGATTAGTATATAGACATTGGCCATTGGCCATATTTGTTACAAAAAAGTGATGTGGTATGCATATGCATTTGCAATTTTGAGCTTTAAAGAAAAGAGTTGATATGTGACCCTCCCTTTGCTACTGTAAGATAGAAGTAACATCAAAAAGCTCATATTGGATGACAACTGATGTATCTCATTACTTACAGATATACAAGCCTACTTACATCTCCCAATATCTCCTCCTGGTCAAGACAATTGCACATGATGAAGACGCTCATTTTAGATCAGTTCATGGCATATGTGTCTATTTCCTTTAGATGGTTATTCTGTGCGACTATTGGAAAAATATAAGGTTTCTCATGTGATATTGCAATCAGGACAAAAAATAGAACGATTAATTTTCACAATTTGATATTTCATATTTTCCAGAAGTACGACCACCTTCTGCATAGTACCCTTGCATTTGTGTTCTTATCAAATAAGTTTCTTTCTGCAGAATTTGTTCAGGTTTTGTCTCGCTCACACCTCAAGATGCGAGTTTGGGAGTGTGGTGCTGGTATAACTGATATCCCTTTGATCTTCGTTAAATTTTGTAGGATATGCATTGTGCTTGAGCATGAGAAATCCTTTCCCTCCCTGCATTATCTTTATATGTTATAAAAATGTTACACATGTtctggtgtaggatcgaaagtatgtctagaggggggtgattagactacttgaccaaataaaaatctagccttttcccaattttagttcttggcagattttagcaacttagcacaagtcaagcaatcaacctacacatgcaattctaagagtatagcagcggaaagtaaaacaattgcatatgaaggtaaagggaggagtttgaggaggcaaacacaatgttgacacggagattttttatccgtggttccgataggtggtgctatcgtacatccacgttgatggagacttcaacccacgaagggtaacgattgcgcgagtccacggagggctccacccacgaagggtccacgaagaagcatccttgtctatcccaccatggccgtcgcccacgaaggacttgcctcactaggttagatcttcacgaagtaggcaatctccttgcccttacaaactccttggttcactccacaatcttgtttttttttgaggaattggacagtgggagaggctcccactgtgttTGTATTACTCAAAAGCAGGGTACAATGTACATGGCGTTTTTACCTGGCGCCTTACCTCCACCTGTGGAGGCTAGGGCTACTACTACTTTATATGGGGGGGGGCAATCAAGGGGGTTCTAAGCTAATTACAAAAGAGAGAATAAAGTCTCTCACATCTTCTCTGGTTCTATGTTGGAGCAGGGCAAAGTCATGTTTGAAACGTTGGAGCCATGATAGAATAGCTGGTGGGATGCTTCTGAAATGTTTGTTATTCCTCTCTTTCCAAATGCTCCAAGCCGCTTGAAGGAAAACATCCATGAACATGGGACTGCTCCAATCATGAGCTGCCATGCTGATCCACCGAAGCCTTGAACCAGTTTGCTGCCAAGTTATCCCTAGAATGGACCAACATCGTTGGCTAAAGGGGCACTGGAAGATCATGTGTTCGACAGTCTCTTCAATTTGCTGATCACAAAGAAGGCAGTTGTAATCGTCTCCAATATTGTAGTGTCTCCTCTTTAGCATGTTACGTGTGTTTAAGCggtcagagagaagaagccacccaaAGACCTTAATTTTGAGCGTTGACCTGGCCGCCCAGAGCCACTTGTATGATTGATGTGCATGCACCTCTcgaaaatagaatttgtagtattTGATCGCCTTAAAATCCACTGAGCCCCAACAGCAAGTCCAGTTATCGTGGGGGGTCGGATCAGTAGCGTTGCCAACATGCCTCACCTCTTGCTGAAGATCACGGATTTCTTGCATTGCTTGGACTGATAGTGGGAGGTGAAACGTTTCATGCAGAGATGTGGATCCCAGGAAATCCTTAACCGAAATATCTTCATTTTTTGCAAAGGAGAAGGCGTGCTGGTACTTTTCATCGAGAGTGGCGTCGAGCCACAGGTCTTTCCACATGAGCACTGTAGCTCCATCATGCACAATGGCTTTAGAAATCCCTCTGTAAATCGGGGTGAGCTTGAGAACATCTCTCCACCAGAATGATCTGCATGGTTCCATGGCATGGGGGATTTTGTTTGTATAGTATGTGGACCACACAAGCTCCACCCAAGGTACATCGTGCTTGTTGTAGAATTTATGCAGATATTTGAGAAGGAGGGCATCGCTTTGTATGCGTAGGTTGATTATACCAAGGCCTCCACACTGTTTTGGTCTACACACCATACTCCAGGCCGCAAGGGAATTGCATTTGTCCCCATGTTCTGTCTTCTTTGTCCATAGACACTTCCTTCGCAGTTTATCAAGCAGTTCAATTATCTTTGATGGCAGTCTGAGAGTGCACAAAGCAAAGATGACTAGTGAAGTGATCATGGTATTGAGTAGAGATAGCCTGGCTCCATACGACATCAAGGCCAGAGTGCTTGACATCCGATGTTCCATTGTACAAACAAGAGGCATTAAATCTTGAACTGAGGGCTTGGTTGTCCCGAGAGGTAACCCTAGGTAAGTGAAGGGCATGGAACCAACATTACATCCAAAGATATTGGAGAGCTCATTGTAGCAGGCAGCCTCACAGTTGATTGGGATAAGTGTGGACTTGTGGAAGTTTATCTTGAGCCCAATGGAGTCAGCGTAGTCAGTGAAAATGTTTTTGATTGTGAGGGCTTGGACCGAGCATGCAGGAAGAAGAATGAGCGTGTCGTCCGCGTATTGTATCACAGGGTAGTCGTGTTGGTTCTCTCTGGGGAACGGTAGCTGGATTCGGCCATGTCTGAAAGCGTCATTGACTGCGGCCTGTAAGAGGTCAGTCGCCAATACAAAAATCAATGGAGAGAAGGGGTCACCCTGTCGAACACCACATTTACAGTTGAATTGACGACCCGGGACCCCATTTAGAAGCACTGCTGACTTGCCAGAGGAGAAAATGCATTTTACCCAATTGAGCCATCTGTCATCGAATCCCATATGCTGCATAATCATAAGCATAACATCATGTTCGATCGTATCAAAGGCCTTTGCGAAATCCAGTTTTAGGAGGATGATCTTTTCCTTGGAGGCTTGACACTGATGGATATATTCGAACGCCCAGGCGAGACAGTCCTGTAGTGATCGGCCTTTTAGGAATCCATATTGGTTTCGATGAACGATTTTAAGAATGAGCTTTTGTAGTCGGTTGGCAAGAAGTTTTGTGAGAATCTTAAGACAACAATTCGACAAAGTGATTGGTCTAAAATCAGAGACATTCTCTGGGGAGCGAACCTTAGGAATGAGTGTAATAAACCCCTCATTGATGCTTTCAAGATTTAGGGTCCCCTCATAGAACTGGTTGCATAGATCATAGAAGTCGttcttaataatatgccagcatttTTTGATAAAGATACCAGAGAAACCATCTGGTCCTGGAGCTCGTTCGGTCGGCATTTCGTTAACGATCACATCTATCTCCTGCTTGGTGAAGGGGACAATAAGTGTCTCCAGTCCCTCAACTTTTTTGATGATGTCAGGGaggttgaatttcatttggaattcACCTGATTTCCCCAACCGCTCTTTAAATGTATGATAAATGATTGCCTCTTTACCCGCGTGATCATCTACGACCGATCCATCCAAGAGTTTGAGTGTTGGTATTGTGTTTCATCTGTATCTCTCCGATGCTAGAGCTTTCAGAAATTTAGGGTCTTCGTCTCCAAATTTGATCCAACGGATAGTGCATCTTTTTTGCCAGTATTGTCGTTGATAGCCCAACAACCGAAGGAGGTGCCTTTTCAGGATTGTCCTGAAGTTCTGCTCTGGCGTGGAGAGGGCTCTAATGTTTTCAAGAGCATCAAGATTGGCTAATGCAAGATTAGAATTGTCGATCGCCACTGTTAGTTTAGAGATTCTTTTACTCCACCGCTTCAACTCATATCTGAGTGCTTTGAATTTTCTGGCTAGCAAAGTGGATGCATGGGAGGTATGCTTGAAGGTTCTTGACCAGACCGATTGGACCAACTCAAAGAAACCAGGATGTTCAGTCCAATAAGATTCGAACCTAAAAATTTTACTGCATGGAATGGATGTTTCAATTTTCACCACACACGGGATATGATCAGAAACTGGTTTtcccaagggcaccactagtgtgtTGGGGTATGAAGATGTCCAATTGTTGGAAGTGAGGAACCAGTCTAACTGTTCGAGCAGTGGATCAATCTGCATATTGCTCCACGTGTAGGCCCTGCCCTTGATTGGCAGTTCA
This window encodes:
- the LOC119292673 gene encoding uncharacterized protein LOC119292673, which encodes MKFNLPDIIKKVEGLETLIVPFTKQEIDVIVNEMPTERAPGPDGFSGIFIKKCWHIIKNDFYDLCNQFYEGTLNLESINEGFITLIPKVRSPENVSDFRPITLSNCCLKILTKLLANRLQKLILKIVHRNQYGFLKGRSLQDCLAWAFEYIHQCQASKEKIILLKLDFAKAFDTIEHDVMLMIMQHMGFDDRWLNWVKCIFSSVGLKINFHKSTLIPINCEAACYNELSNIFGCNVGSMPFTYLGLPLGTTKPSVQDLMPLVCTMEHRMSSTLALMSYGARLSLLNTMITSLVIFALCTLRLPSKIIELLDKLRRKCWSTYYTNKIPHAMEPCRSFWWRDVLKLTPIYRGISKAIVHDGATVLMWKDLWLDATLDEKYQHAFSFAKNEDISVKDFLGSTSLHETFHLPLSVQAMQEIRDLQQEVRHVGNATDPTPHDNWTCCWGSVDFKAIKYYKFYFREVHAHQSYKWLWAARSTLKIKVFGWLLLSDRLNTRNMLKRRHYNIGDDYNCLLCDQQIEETVEHMIFQCPFSQRCWSILGITWQQTGSRLRWISMAAHDWSSPMFMDVFLQAAWSIWKERNNKHFRSIPPAILSWLQRFKHDFALLQHRTREDVRDFILSFVISLEPP